One region of Apium graveolens cultivar Ventura unplaced genomic scaffold, ASM990537v1 ctg2598, whole genome shotgun sequence genomic DNA includes:
- the LOC141700613 gene encoding histone H3.3-like, whose protein sequence is MARTKQTAPKSSGGKVPGKQLTHKVARMRAPTTGAYRKPHRYRPGTVALREIRKYQKTTELLILKLPFQRLVHEIAQGIKSDLRFQSHAVLALQEALEAYLVGLFHDANLCSIHAKRVTIMPKDIQLARRIRRECA, encoded by the exons atGGCTCGTACCAAGCAAACTGCTCCTAAATCTAGTGGAGGAAAGGTTCCTGGAAAGCAGCTCACACACAAG GTTGCTCGTATGCGTGCTCCAACAACTGGTGCCTATAGGAAGCCACATAGATACCGCCCTGGAACAGTTGCCCTTCG TGAGATCCGTAAGTATCAGAAGACTACTGAGCTTTTGATATTAAAACTTCCATTCCAGAGGCTTGTACATGAAATTGCTCAAGGAATTAAG AGTGATTTGCGTTTCCAGAGCCATGCAGTCCTGGCTCTACAGGAGGCATTGGAGGCTTACCTGGTAGGCCTATTCCATGATGCCAACTTGTGTTCAATTCATGCTAAGCGGGTGACAATAATGCCAAAGGACATTCAGCTGGCAAGGAGGATCCGCCGAGAGTGTGCTTAA